Genomic window (Streptosporangium brasiliense):
CACCGTCACGGGCATGACCTGCGGCCACTGCGTCAGCTCGGTCACCGAAGAGGTCAGCGAGGTCCCGGGCGTCACCAACGTCGAGGTCGACCTGGCCACCGGCCTGCTCACCGTCGACAGCGAGGGCCGGATCGACGGCTCCGCGATCATCGCCGCCGTCGAGGAGGCGGGGTACGGAGTGGTGACCCCGTCATGAACACACCCGCGAAGCTCGGAGCCTACGCCCTCGGACTCGCCGTGATCCTCGGCGGAGCCCTGGGACCACGCGCCCAAGGCGCTGCCCGCGGCCGGCCGTACGGCCACGGTCGACGGCCACACCGTCACCCTCGACGGCGACCTGGTCCCCGGCGCCTCCAGTAAGCTGAATCTCAAGGTGAGCAAGGACGGCAAGCCGGTCACCGATCTGCAGCCCTACCTGGGCGCCTACGGCCACCTGGTCGCGCTGCGCACCGGAGACCTGGCCTATCTGCACGTGCACCCCGACGGGGAGCCGGGCGACGGCAGGACCGCTCCGGGCCCGGAGATCACCTTCTACGCCGAGGTGCCCAGCAGGGGCGACTACCGTCTCTTCCTGGACTTCCAGCACGAGGGGACCGTGCGCACCGCGGACTTCACCCTCGGCGCGGGGACGTCCACGGCGGCTACCGCGACGCCCACGCCGAGCGCTACGCCGAAGCCCGCCCCGGACCCCACGGAGTCCGCGGAACACGGCAGCCACAACCACTGACACCTGGCATGACGGACGGAAGGAGCAGGTGATGTCCCCCCTCACCGACGACAGACCCCAAGGCGCGGTCGAACTTTCGATCGGCGGCATGACCTGCGCGTCCTGCGCCAACCGGATCGAGCGCAAGCTGAACAAGCTCGACGGCGTGACCGCGACCGTCAACTACGCCACCGAGAAGGCCAAGGTCACCTTCCCCGAAGGGCTCGACCCCCAGGCGCTGGTCGCCGAGGTGGAGAAGGCCGGCTACAGCGCCGAGCTGCCCGCTCCGCCCAGCGCCGAAGGCGCGCCGGCCGAGCCCCAGGACGAGCTCCGGCCGCTGCGCAACCGGCTGATCACCTCCCTGGTGCTCGCCGTACCGGTGATCGCGATGGCGATGATCCCGGCCCTGCAGTTCACCAACTGGCAGTGGCTGTCGCTGACCCTCGCCGCGCCGGTCGTGGTCTACGCCGGCTGGCCCTTCCACCGGGCAGCCTGGACCAACCTGCGCCACGGCGCGGCCACCATGGACACCCTGGTCTCGCTCGGCACCGTCGCGGCGCTCGGCTGGTCGCTGTGGGCGCTGTTCTTCGGCAGCGCGGGCACCCCCGGCATGACGCACCCGTTCGCCTTCACCATCGAGCGCACCGACGGCTCCGGCAACATCTATCTTGAGGCCGCCGCGGGCGTGACGGCCTTCATCCTGGCCGGACGTTACTTCGAGGCCCGCTCCAAGCGGCGGGCGGGAGCGGCCCTGCGCGCCCTGCTGGAGCTCGGCGCCAAGGACGTCGCCGTACTGCGTGACGGCCGCGAGATCCGGATCCCCTCCGACCAGCTCAAGGTCGGCGACAGGTTCGTGGTCCGGCCCGGCGAGAAGATCGCCACCGACGGCGTGGTCGAGGAGGGCTCCTCCGCCGTCGACGCCTCCATGCTGACCGGCGAGTCGGTGCCGGTGGAGGTACGGCCCGGCGACACCGTGACCGGCGCGACCGTCAACGCCGGCGGACGCCTGGTCGTCCGCGCCACCCGGGTCGGCTCCGACACCCAGCTCGCCCAGATGGCCCGCCTGGTGGAGGAGGCCCAGACCGGCAAGGCCGCCGTGCAACGGCTGGCCGACCGCATCTCCGGGATCTTCGTCCCGATCGTGATCGCGCTGGCTCTCGGCACCCTCGGCTTCTGGCTCGGCACCGGCGGCGGCGCCGGCGCCGCCTTCACCGCGGCGGTGGCCGTGCTGATCATCG
Coding sequences:
- a CDS encoding heavy-metal-associated domain-containing protein, with translation MTTTTYTVTGMTCGHCVSSVTEEVSEVPGVTNVEVDLATGLLTVDSEGRIDGSAIIAAVEEAGYGVVTPS
- a CDS encoding heavy metal translocating P-type ATPase; this encodes MSPLTDDRPQGAVELSIGGMTCASCANRIERKLNKLDGVTATVNYATEKAKVTFPEGLDPQALVAEVEKAGYSAELPAPPSAEGAPAEPQDELRPLRNRLITSLVLAVPVIAMAMIPALQFTNWQWLSLTLAAPVVVYAGWPFHRAAWTNLRHGAATMDTLVSLGTVAALGWSLWALFFGSAGTPGMTHPFAFTIERTDGSGNIYLEAAAGVTAFILAGRYFEARSKRRAGAALRALLELGAKDVAVLRDGREIRIPSDQLKVGDRFVVRPGEKIATDGVVEEGSSAVDASMLTGESVPVEVRPGDTVTGATVNAGGRLVVRATRVGSDTQLAQMARLVEEAQTGKAAVQRLADRISGIFVPIVIALALGTLGFWLGTGGGAGAAFTAAVAVLIIACPCALGLATPTALLVGTGRGAQLGILIKGPEVLESTRAIDTVVLDKTGTVTEGRMTLAEVHLADGEDRAEVLRLAGALEHASEHPIAQAIARGAADQVGELPAPEDFANVEGLGVQGTVDGHAVLVGRPRLLAEWSQHLPAELERKLAEAQAAGRTAVAVGWDGRARAVLTVADTVKPTSAEAIRQLRGLGLTPVLLTGDNEAVARSVAAEVGIDEVIAEVLPADKVDVVKRLQAEGRSVAMVGDGVNDAAALAQADLGLAMGTGTDAAIEASDLTLVRGDLRVAADAIRLSRRTLRTIKGNLFWAFAYNVAALPLAALGLLNPMIAGAAMAFSSVFVVTNSLRLRGFK